The following proteins are encoded in a genomic region of Cercospora beticola chromosome 8, complete sequence:
- a CDS encoding uncharacterized protein (MEROPS:MER0004154) translates to MRFVLAGCLTAFLATTTAQNEKNDLKICPIKGQQFPFPTRLSEETAFKNATKIIEDHFKANLTTSPYNETTFSLGLFSVDESKLIFEYSHTDEAVRNSTQGTRSANSDSIYRIASISKVLTVYLWMIKAGDRRWNDPITEYIPELAQLDRSQYDYAVPEWDEITLGDLASYLAGASREYGLNDLAPQGYLTDAFKATVQDLPHVVAQKDVPTCGYLTVNVSYVTCNQRQSITGIGELAASFPPGYTPLYSNANFALLGAALANFADEDFEKVFHDSLIRPLGLTGTTSGRPTNITARSIVPLGDAQKSSWDNDLGPQDPAAGAFSTVNDLAAIGRAILNSTLTTKAATRRWFSTMTFVEIIDQAAGRPWEIFRRKVNGHPVEVYTKSGYWGAHRSVFAVVPAYNFGFAVLTASLVGRGEVQDDIPNVVINAMLPALEEISRQQAHRNFAGQYTLNDNSNTSITVTTDDLPGLRVTEYIINGFDLLHTVFGSFGTTIDFRLIPNHLYGGNKTGFTGVYQPPQKQLPDGTWYWPCQTWLDIDDFTYGNVPLGGLVFEVDERGNACNVELKALKQKLERKQV, encoded by the coding sequence ATGAGATTCGTACTGGCGGGCTGTCTAACAGCTTTTCTCGCCACAACCACGGCTCAGAATGAGAAGAATGACCTCAAAATATGTCCAATCAAAGGCCAGCAATTCCCGTTTCCAACAAGATTGTCAGAAGAAACAGCCTTCAAGAATGCCACCAAGATCATAGAAGACCACTTCAAAGCCAATTTAACCACGTCACCATACAACGAGACCACTTTCTCCCTAGGACTTTTTAGCGTGGATGAGAGCAAGCTCATATTCGAATATTCGCATACGGACGAAGCAGTGCGGAATAGTACGCAAGGAACTCGTTCAGCAAATTCAGACTCCATTTACCGGATCGCCAGCATCTCGAAAGTTCTCACCGTATATCTGTGGATGATCAAAGCAGGAGACAGAAGATGGAATGATCCGATCACCGAATATATTCCAGAGCTCGCGCAGCTTGATCGGTCGCAGTATGACTATGCTGTTCCAGAGTGGGATGAAATCACACTCGGTGATCTAGCGAGCTATCTTGCGGGAGCTTCGAGAGAGTACGGCCTCAACGATCTTGCCCCTCAAGGCTATTTGACCGATGCTTTCAAAGCCACCGTACAAGACTTACCTCATGTTGTGGCACAAAAGGACGTGCCTACCTGCGGCTACCTCACAGTTAATGTCAGCTACGTTACTTGCAACCAAAGACAGTCGATCACTGGCATTGGCGAGCTAGCGGCCAGCTTTCCGCCAGGATACACCCCATTGTACAGCAATGCCAACTTTGCATTATTGGGTGCTGCTTTGGCAAACTTTGCCGATGAGGATTTCGAGAAGGTATTCCATGATAGCCTGATAAGGCCTCTTGGGTTGACTGGAACTACATCGGGACGGCCAACGAACATTACTGCGAGATCAATCGTGCCCCTTGGTGATGCGCAGAAGAGTAGTTGGGACAACGATCTTGGTCCACAGGATCCTGCGGCTGGAGCTTTTTCGACAGTCAATGATCTGGCCGCGATTGGTAGAGCCATTCTGAACAGCACCCTCACGACAAAGGCGGCGACTAGACGCTGGTTTTCGACCATGACCTTTGTTGAGATCATCGATCAGGCTGCAGGTCGGCCATGGGAGATCTTCCGAAGAAAGGTCAACGGGCACCCCGTCGAAGTGTATACCAAGAGTGGCTACTGGGGGGCTCACAGATCTGTATTCGCTGTCGTGCCAGCATATAACTTTGGGTTTGCAGTATTGACTGCTTCGCTTGTGGGCCGTGGTGAAGTGCAAGATGACATCCCTAACGTGGTCATAAACGCAATGCTGCCAGCACTGGAGGAGATCAGCCGTCAGCAAGCACATCGGAACTTTGCCGGCCAATACACGCTTAATGACAACAGCAATACTTCGATCACGGTTACGACAGACGATTTGCCTGGCTTGAGGGTGACCGAATACATCATCAACGGCTTCGATCTGCTCCATACCGTCTTTGGAAGCTTCGGCACCACTATTGATTTTCGCCTCATACCCAATCACTTGTACGGCGGAAACAAGACTGGGTTCACAGGAGTGTATCAGCCACCGCAGAAACAATTGCCTGACGGAACGTGGTACTGGCCTTGCCAGACGTGGCTCGACATTGACGACTTTACGTATGGCAATGTGCCTCTAGGAGGCCTTGTGTTTGAGGTCGATGAGAGAGGGAACGCGTGCAACGTGGAACTTAAAGCTttgaagcagaagctcgAGAGGAAACAGGTATGA
- a CDS encoding uncharacterized protein (BUSCO:EOG09263XN3) → MAENDVKQILSTLTSIKSASDLQKAPQLLSRAKLSLLKLNALVPSSEMNPKHLPLSLAVLEAGALISIRLRDTDSFTRYFQQLQPFYAIPESIKERHGVKGGQEGKVTGLYLLLLLSVGDYAGFHTVLEGLGVSGSGIERNEFVQYPVRLEQALMEGSYDKVWGETKGERVPSEEFAVFSEVLIDTIRSEIASCSERAYPSLPISNAKNLLFLNSEGAVIQFAQSRGWVAKDGRIYFPAQEADALAAEKDVMSNSDLVIENTLGYARKLETIV, encoded by the exons ATGGCGGAGAACGACGTCAAACAGATCCTCTCCACCCTCACATCCATCAAATCCGCCTCCGACCTCCAAAAAGCGCCCCAACTCCTCTCCCGCGCAAAACTCAGCCTCCTCAAACTCAACGCCCTCGTCCCCTCCTCAGAAATGAACCCCAAACACCTCCCTCTCAGCCTCGCAGTCCTCGAAGCCGGCGCCTTGATCTCCATCCGTCTACGCGACACGGACTCTTTCACGCGCTATTTCCAGCAATTGCAACCATTCTACGCAATCCCGGAGTCGATTAAAGAGAGACATGGTGTCAAGGGTGGTCAAGAGGGGAAGGTCACGGGGTTGtatttgttgttgttgttgagtgTGGGGGATTATGCGGGTTTTCATACGGTGCTTGAGGGACTGGGGGTTAGTGGGAGTGGGATTGAGAGGAATGAGTTTGTGCAGTATCCGGTGCGGTTGGAGCAGGCGCTTATGGAGGGGAGTTATGATAAGGTGTGGGGTGAGACGAAGGGGGAGAGGGTGCCGAGTGAGGAGTTTGCGGTGTTTAGTGAG GTTCTGATCGATACGATTCGATCCGAGATAGCCTCTTGCTCCGAGCGCGCTTACCCTTCGCTACCGATCTCGAATGCAAAGAACCTGTTGTTCTTGAATTCGGAGGGTGCTGTCATTCAGTTCGCACAGTCAAGAGGATGGGTTGCAAAGGATGGACGAATCTACTTTCCTGCGCAAGAGGCAGACGCACTGGCCGCAGAGAAGGATGTCATGAGCAATAGCGATCTGGTGATCGAGAACACACTGGGCTACGCCAGGAAGCTTGAAACCATTGTGTAG
- a CDS encoding uncharacterized protein (BUSCO:EOG09264904), giving the protein MQIMLGSPAEGPTRRRFFLREHLEPCDTIIHRAAQPLLTMADQDHSREVSRLWRVLRTTKQMCQDRGYELTDEECNISLDEFRNEYTEQDGSPSRAKMAFTARPSDAMIKRYTPLPRPGQPEREPEIGTIHVEFFNEPSVGIKQLKGFVQTLSEKNYYTGVYVTAVAPTSAANKIIPSVLPTILEIFKEEDLLVNISKHELVPKHLLLSPEEKQGLLVRYRLKDTQLPRIRSEDPMAKYLALRRGQVVKIIRKSETAGRYASYRTVV; this is encoded by the exons ATGCAGATCATGCTCGGCTCACCTGCCGAAGGCCCGACGCGGCGCCGCTTCTTTCTTCGAGAACATCTCGAGCCTTGCGACACCATCATCCACCGCGCCGCACAGCCACTGCTCACAATGGCGGACCAAGATCACTCACGCGAGGT CTCTCGCCTATGGCGCGTCCTCCGAACTACGAAGCAAATGTGCCAGGACCGA GGCTACGAGTTGACCGACGAAGAGTGCAACATCTCCCTCGACGAATTCCGAAACGAGTACACCGAACAAGATGGCTCGCCCAGTCGCGCCAAAATGGCCTTCACTGCCCGACCCTCAGACGCCATGATCAAACGCTACACGCCGCTCCCACGACCCGGCCAGCCCGAACGAGAACCCGAAATCGGAACGATTCACGTCGAGTTCTTCAACGAGCCCTCGGTCGGCATCAAGCAGCTTAAGGGATTCGTTCAAACCCTATCAGAGAAAAACTACTACACGGGAGTCTACGTTACCGCTGTCGCTCCCACATCTGCTGCGAATAAGATCATTCCTAGCGTCCTGCCGACCATCTTGGAGATTTTCAAGGAGGAGGATCTGCTTGTCAACATTTCGAAACATGAGTTGGTGCCGAAGCATCTTCTGCTATCACCGGAAGAGAAGCAGGGTCTGCTGGTGCGATATCGTTTGAAAGATACACAGCTCCCGCGAATCAGGTCTGAGGATCCCATGGCAAAATATCTCGCTCTACGGCGCGGCCAGGTGGTCAAGATCATCAGGAAGTCAGAAACCGCCGGGCGGTATGCTTCATACAGAACTGTGGTTTGA